The Deinococcus sp. KNUC1210 nucleotide sequence ATAGGCGGTCAGCACCTCGCCGCCCGAACTGATCAGCACGCCGCTGCCGATGCCGTTGGGTTCGGCGCAGGTCGGGTCGTCGGCCTTGCTGGGGCAGTCCTCGATTCGCAGGGCCGCTGCTCTGTTCTTCTGAAATATTGCGCTGAGCTGCGGCGAGATGGTGGGCGTCGTGACCGCCGGGGCGGGCTGAGCGGCAGCGGTGGGGTGGTTTTTGGACGATTGAGCGCTGATATTCTGGGCGGTCGCAGGCGACAACAGCAGGGCGACAGACAGCAGGCACAGAGGCCAGCGGGCACGCAAAGCGTTCATAATTCAGTATGCGCCTATGTTTTAAGCGAAGTTGTGGCTTTTGGTAGAAAGACTGGACACAGGGTTTAGGGTGTGCAGAACTCCGAGCTGTCTGAAGGGAAGGTGAAGCGGCGGCCTGTCCAGAGCAGACCTGCATACCGCCCCGGACGCTGTGCCACACTGTCCGCACCATGAGCGCCCCAGACCCGCAGCCCACACCGCCCCGCTCGGTCTTCGTGTACGGCACGCTGATGCCCGGCGAGCGAAACGCCTGGGTGGCCCACACCGCCGCTCCTCCGGTCCGGGCCGAGCGAGCACGTCTGAGCGGCTACACCCTCTACGACCTGCGCCCGGAAGGCTATCCGGCACTGATCGAGAACACCTCTGAGGCAGCCGTCGAGGGCTGGGTGCTGCACTACGGGGAAGGCTGGGAAGCGGCCCTGCCCCACCTCGACGACCTGGAGGGCCTGCACCTGACGCCGCCGCTGTATCACCGCCAGCAGGCTACCGCCGAGACCGAAAGTGGGCCGCAGACCGTCTGGGTGTATGTCTATGCCCGCCTGGACCGCCTGCAGACGTCCGGCGCGGTGGTGGTGGCTTCGGGCCGTTGGACCGATACCGCCGACCGGGAATTCGATACCGGCTGGCCGGGAGTGGGGGAAGGGTAACCCCGGCGGCAGCACCTTCCTTGACAGGCTGCCCCCGCTTCCCTAAAATAGTCGGGCTGTATTGGAAGCTTCGTTGCCAAGCAGCAAGACCTGTGTGGTGGGTTTAGCTCAGTAGGTTAGAGCGCCGCTCTGTGGAAGCGGAGGTCGGGGGTTCAAATCCCCTAACCCACCCCAACAATATATTTACCGGAAGGGACTACACCGGGCTTGGTTCTGGTCTGGGTCGATTCGAGATTGGGCCGGACTACTGGGCTGAGACACTTCAAACGGGTACACTTCTTCTGAAGAAGCCCATGCGGGGATGGCGAAACTGGTAGACGCGCCAGATTTAGGATCTGGTATCGAAAGATATGAGGGTTCAAGTCCCTTTCCTCGCACCAACCTTGAGAAGCGGCCCTCCTGTGGGGCCGTTTTTCTTTGTCCAGTCTTTTTGGGTTCAGCACTTTCTTTGGTCAGTCGCGGTTCAGGTACAGAGCATCACCCACATCACACGCAGACAGCAGCGACGGGAGCGAACAATGGCAGAAATAGTGAGTCAGAGCGGCAACAAGGTGGAGTTCAAGGTCACAGTGCCCGCAAACGAGGTCAGCCGTGCGTATCAGCAGGTCTGGACGGCCGTGGCGCGTGACGTGCGCGTTCCCGGTTTCCGTCCTGGCAAGGCTCCCAAGAGCGTCCTCGCCAAGCGCCTGATGCCCGGTTACGTCGAGAACGAGGTGCGCGACCGCCTGCTGGAAGTGCACTACCCGCAGGCCGCCCGCGAACTGAAGCTGAACCTGGTGGACGCCACCATCGACCCCGGCACCCTGAGCGACGGTCAGAGCTTCGACTTCGGCGTGAAGGGCGAGACGTACCCCAAAGTCGTGCTGGGCGACTGGAAGACCACCACCCTGAGCGCACAGTCGCCCGAGATCACGGCGGACGTGCTGGAGCAGACCCTCACCGATCTGCGCGAGCGCAACGCCACCTTCGAGAGCGCCGAGCGCCCTGTGGAAGCCAACGACATGGTGACCATCCAGGAACTGGCCGCCGAGGGCGAGGAAGCCAGCGGCAGCTACCCGGTCTACCTGGATATGGCCGAGGCGCACGTGCGCGAACGCGCTGCTGGGCAAGAACAAGGGTGACGAGGTGTCGATCACCGTTCCTGCTCATCAGCACGGCGACCACGAGCACCCCGAGCACACCGTTCAGGTGCGGATCGAGGACATCAAGCACAAGAAGTTGCAGGAGCTGGACGACGCCTTTGCGTCTTCGCTGAACTTCGAGTCGCTCGACCGCCTGAAGACCGACCTGAAGGCCGAGCTGGAAAACCGTGCCGCCCGCGAGGGTGAGACGGCCCGCCGCGAGGAGTTTGTGACGGCGCTGGTCGAGGGCATGCAGGTCGAGATTCCTCAGGCCCTGCTGGAGCGCCGCCGCGAGGCGATGCTGGAAGAGATTCAGGGCGACCTGTCTCGCCAGGGCGTCAAGTGGGACGAGTACGAAAGCTTCATGCAGGAGCAGGGCAAGCTCGACGAGTTCATGGCCGACCTCGCCAAGAACGCCGAGACCCGCGTGCGCCGCGATCTGGCACTGGAGCAGCTGGCCGAGGATCTAGGCGTTCAGCTCACCGACACCCAGTTCAATGCCGCGCTGAGCGCCCTGGCCCAGTCGAACAACATGACCATCCAGACGCTCCGCACGCAGCTCGGGCCGAACGGCCTGAACAGCTACTACGCCAGCATCGTGCGCGAGCAGGCGCTGGGGCAGGCTGTCGCTCAGCTGAGCGCGGCCACCACCCCCGCAGCCAGCACCGAGACTGCCGAGACCAGCGAGAGCGAGGCTGCCCCCGTGACCGAAGAGGCCCCGGCTGCCGAGAGCGAGCAGGCCGCCGCTGCCGAACCCGAGA carries:
- a CDS encoding gamma-glutamylcyclotransferase codes for the protein MSAPDPQPTPPRSVFVYGTLMPGERNAWVAHTAAPPVRAERARLSGYTLYDLRPEGYPALIENTSEAAVEGWVLHYGEGWEAALPHLDDLEGLHLTPPLYHRQQATAETESGPQTVWVYVYARLDRLQTSGAVVVASGRWTDTADREFDTGWPGVGEG